Proteins encoded in a region of the Burkholderia ubonensis subsp. mesacidophila genome:
- a CDS encoding VWA domain-containing protein, which yields MSKDSPIETDRMARWRLVLGSDAQSSCGVTLGDTLTRADKALDDLYGGERKGGLNASTPNVARWLGDIREFFPAPVVQVMQQDALERLNLRQMLLEPELLEAIEPDVHLVASLMSLSRVLPAKTRDTARRVVRKVVDELERRLKEPMRQAIAGSLNRAERNYRPRPNEIDWHRTIRANLSRYAPDRRTVIAEKLVGYARKRSALRDVVLCVDQSGSMAASVVYAGIFAAVMASLRAVRTRMVVFDTNVVDLTDEAGDPVELLFGVQLGGGTDINRALGYCQQIIDRPERTIMILITDLYEGGNRHEMLQRAAALKNAGVNVICLLALADNGAPGYDHQNAAQFAALDIPTFACTPDQFPALMSAAIQKQDVNLWAARQGFVTNRAT from the coding sequence ATGAGCAAGGACTCCCCGATCGAAACGGACCGCATGGCGCGCTGGCGGCTGGTGCTGGGCAGCGACGCGCAAAGCAGTTGCGGCGTCACCCTCGGCGACACGCTGACGCGCGCGGACAAGGCGCTCGACGACCTGTACGGCGGCGAGCGCAAGGGCGGGCTGAACGCCAGCACGCCGAATGTGGCGCGTTGGCTGGGCGATATCCGCGAGTTCTTTCCCGCACCGGTCGTGCAGGTGATGCAGCAGGACGCGCTGGAGCGGCTGAACCTGCGCCAGATGCTGCTGGAGCCCGAGCTGCTCGAGGCGATCGAGCCCGATGTCCATCTCGTGGCCAGCCTGATGTCGTTGTCGCGCGTGTTGCCGGCCAAGACGCGCGATACGGCCAGGCGCGTCGTGCGCAAGGTGGTCGACGAGCTGGAGCGCCGGCTCAAGGAGCCCATGCGCCAGGCGATCGCCGGCAGCCTGAACCGCGCGGAGCGCAACTATCGGCCGCGCCCGAACGAGATCGACTGGCATCGCACCATCCGCGCGAACCTGAGCCGCTATGCGCCCGACCGGCGCACCGTGATCGCGGAGAAGCTGGTCGGCTACGCGCGCAAGCGCTCGGCGCTGCGCGACGTCGTGCTGTGCGTGGACCAGAGCGGCTCGATGGCGGCGTCCGTCGTCTATGCGGGCATCTTCGCGGCCGTGATGGCCTCGCTGCGCGCGGTGCGCACGCGCATGGTCGTCTTCGATACCAACGTCGTCGACCTGACCGACGAAGCGGGCGATCCGGTCGAGCTGCTGTTCGGCGTGCAACTGGGCGGCGGCACCGACATCAACCGCGCGCTCGGCTATTGCCAGCAGATCATCGACCGGCCCGAGCGCACGATCATGATCCTGATCACCGACCTGTACGAAGGCGGCAATCGCCACGAGATGCTGCAACGCGCGGCCGCGCTCAAGAACGCCGGCGTGAACGTGATCTGCCTGCTGGCGCTCGCCGACAACGGCGCGCCCGGCTACGATCACCAGAACGCCGCCCAGTTCGCCGCGCTCGACATTCCCACCTTTGCGTGTACGCCGGACCAGTTTCCCGCGCTGATGTCCGCCGCCATCCAGAAGCAGGACGTCAACCTGTGGGCGGCCAGGCAGGGCTTCGTGACCAACCGGGCCACGTGA